In the Manis javanica isolate MJ-LG chromosome 12, MJ_LKY, whole genome shotgun sequence genome, one interval contains:
- the RTP5 gene encoding receptor-transporting protein 5, with amino-acid sequence MWAVGASGSSALAQLSDRTAEPSASMEGVDVWASTLAQLMAKRKPQDTWELVPEENLASGQMDSGGVQYRLRGLSRLQCGHCQWGWSSAHVHILFHMWWDGDSRLGLVKMRLWGQQCRLCPPGSHGDCQVSLLNVRLFLSKLVLYILQKCYGESLSSDQCPEICFGERCEACDLGVCFFQKPPDPAWGPEAKSPTTVKGRYTLYSSSSLANAASGKELLALSSGPVVERARSYTPNSITIPLSVSDFIRNPLSASSDFFGQDGNDIVTVPFSLVDIRRDRGPAADAQGSAGPEGGSLPEANCSGPGVIAMGSIYLPANSSAMPKAKGIPVSIRDPIFHGRGVLLGSAKPFQLKGFIFKGRGSISSPKGVDQSLLTTENQPLPVSYLFGLTDDGEGSITFPMSLAAIIGGKDPFASARGSIIFPFTFTDEAKSKGSDSITGGQEGAGGGSRPDTTGQDPLVSIGQGSITIPFSVFSIIHCRALQSAGLAPPRFNRKRRQPRRRPGRYSPGPPEEEDLSCDESCCRPQFDPHEEVWIWVSMTVCILWVMYLYKFSPDNLQHRV; translated from the exons ATGTGGGCAGTGGGTGCTTCCGGGAGCTCCGCGCTGGCGCAGCTGTCAGACCGCACTGCGGAGCCCAGCGCCAGCATGGAAGGGGTGGACGTGTGGGCCAGCACCTTAGCCCAGCTGATGGCCAAGAGGAAACCTCAGGATACCTGGGAGCTTGTCCCTGAGGAGAACCTGGCCTCCGGGCAAATGGACAGCGGTGGTGTCCAGTACCGGCTGAGGGGGCTTTCAAG GCTCCAGTGTGGCCATTGTCAGTGGGGCTGGTCCTCGGCCCACGTGCACATCCTCTTCCACATGTGGTGGGACGGGGACAGCCGTCTGGGGCTGGTGAAGATGCGCCTCTGGGGCCAGCAGTGCAGACTGTGCCCACCAGGCTCCCATGGGGACTGCCAGGTGAGCCTTCTGAACGTCAGGCTCTTCCTCAGCAAGCTTGTCCTGTACATCCTGCAGAAGTGCTACGGGGAGAGCCTCAGCTCAGATCAGTGCCCCGAGATCTGCTTCGGCGAGCGCTGTGAGGCCTGTGACCTGGGTGTCTGCTTCTTCCAGAAGCCCCCAGACCCTGCCTGGGGGCCGGAGGCCAAGAGCCCCACCACTGTCAAAGGCAGGTACACCCTctacagcagcagcagcttggcCAACGCGGCCTCTGGCAAGGAGCTGCTGGCCCTCAGCAGTGGCCCCGTGGTCGAGCGTGCCAGGAGTTACACCCCCAACTCCATCACCATCCCCCTGTCTGTGTCCGACTTCATCAGAAACCCCCTCTCTGCCAGCAGCGACTTCTTTGGCCAGGACGGTAATGACATCGTCACCGTCCCCTTCTCCCTTGTGGACATTAGGCGGGACCGGGGCCCTGCTGCTGATGCCCAGGGCAGCGCAGGCCCTGAAGGGGGCTCCCTTCCCGAGGCTAACTGCAGTGGGCCGGGTGTCATCGCCATGGGCTCCATCTACCTGCCTGCCAACTCCTCAGCCATGCCCAAGGCCAAGGGCATCCCCGTGAGCATCAGAGACCCCATCTTCCATGGTAGAGGAGTGCTCCTCGGCAGTGCCAAGCCCTTCCAGCTCAAGGGGTTCATCTTCAAAGGCCGTGGCTCCATTTCTAGCCCCAAGGGTGTCGACCAGAGCCTCCTCACCACTGAGAACCAGCCACTGCCTGTATCCTATCTCTTTGGCCTCACTGATGACGGAGAGGGCTCCATCACCTTCCCCATGTCCTTGGCCGCCATTATCGGGGGCAAGGACCCCTTCGCCAGTGCCAGGGGCTCCATCATCTTCCCCTTCACCTTCACCGATGAAGCCAAAAGCAAGGGTTCTGACAGCATCACCGGAGGCCAGGAGGGGGCGGGCGGCGGTAGTAGGCCAGACACCACTGGCCAAGACCCCCTGGTCTCCATCGGCCAGGGCTCCATCACCATCCCCTTCTCTGTCTTCAGTATCATACACTGCAGGGCCCTCCAGAGCGCAGGCCTTGCACCTCCCCGCTTTAACAGGAAGCGGCGGCAGCCAAGGCGCAGGCCGGGCAGGTACAGCCCGGGGCCTCCCGAGGAGGAGGACCTGAGCTGCGACGAGAGCTGCTGCCGGCCGCAATTCGATCCCCACGAGGAGGTCTGGATCTGGGTCTCCATGACTGTCTGCATCCTCTGGGTCATGTACCTGTACAAGTTCAGCCCCGACAACCTGCAGCACCGCGTGTGA